From Clostridia bacterium, a single genomic window includes:
- a CDS encoding ABC transporter ATP-binding protein, which yields MNVLLRLLRYSRPYRRSLAIGLGGLVVGTAMDLSVPYITRHVIDFVLREGHHAWLPWLAAAVVGVAAVKGTFWFFQRYAMAYMSQRIIFDIRGELYAHLQALSFRFYDRAQTGQIMSRVAQDVELLRRFMGFGLLMIANQLLLFAAVLVYLFWIDPFLTALVLPALPLLGLVIVQFNRRVRPKYQEIQQRQAEITAILQENVTGVRVVRAFTAEPFEIEKFGRANWRYLEQNLEAMRERAFWFPLMSLATDLGTVLAIGVGGWRVISGAITLGALVAFLQLLGMLFFPLRQLGWLVNMASRAIAAATRVFDLLDERPEVAERPGARRLPTVRGEVVFERVRFRYSPDAPWALDDVSFRVEPGETIALLGTTGSGKSTVMHLIPRFYDVDEGRVLVDGHDVRDLKLADLRRHIGIVPQETFLFSASIAENIAYGRPGATREEIVAAAKAAQIHDFIMSLPQGYDTVVGERGVGLSGGQKQRVAIARALLLDPRILILDEATSSVDTKTEELIREALRRLMAGRTSFVVAHRASTVRLADRVLVLDQGRIVQMGTPAELEAQPGLFREIVRLQEQDAQHAGAASGRDAAS from the coding sequence ATGAACGTCCTTTTGCGCCTGTTGCGGTATTCGCGCCCGTACCGGCGTTCCCTCGCCATCGGGCTCGGCGGCCTCGTCGTGGGCACGGCCATGGACCTGTCCGTGCCCTACATCACGCGGCACGTCATCGACTTCGTGCTGCGGGAGGGCCATCACGCCTGGTTGCCGTGGCTTGCGGCGGCCGTGGTCGGCGTCGCGGCGGTGAAGGGGACCTTCTGGTTCTTTCAGCGCTACGCCATGGCCTACATGTCGCAGCGCATCATCTTCGACATCCGCGGGGAGCTTTACGCCCACCTTCAGGCGCTCTCGTTCCGCTTCTACGACCGTGCCCAGACCGGGCAGATCATGAGCCGCGTCGCCCAGGACGTGGAACTTCTGCGGCGCTTCATGGGCTTCGGGCTGCTCATGATCGCGAACCAGCTGCTCCTGTTCGCGGCCGTGCTCGTCTACCTGTTCTGGATCGACCCGTTCCTCACGGCGCTCGTCCTGCCGGCGCTGCCGCTCCTTGGGCTGGTCATCGTGCAGTTCAACCGGCGCGTGCGTCCCAAGTACCAGGAGATCCAGCAGCGCCAGGCGGAGATCACGGCGATTCTCCAGGAGAACGTGACGGGCGTGCGCGTGGTCCGCGCGTTCACCGCCGAGCCGTTCGAGATCGAGAAGTTCGGTCGCGCCAACTGGCGGTACCTCGAGCAGAACCTTGAGGCCATGCGGGAGCGCGCGTTCTGGTTCCCGTTGATGAGCCTCGCCACCGACCTCGGCACCGTGCTGGCCATCGGCGTCGGCGGGTGGCGCGTGATCAGCGGGGCGATCACGCTGGGCGCGCTCGTGGCCTTCCTCCAATTGCTCGGCATGCTCTTCTTCCCCCTCCGCCAGCTGGGCTGGCTCGTGAACATGGCCTCGCGCGCCATCGCGGCCGCCACGCGCGTCTTCGACCTGCTCGACGAGCGGCCGGAGGTCGCCGAACGCCCCGGCGCGCGGCGCCTTCCGACCGTGCGCGGCGAGGTCGTCTTCGAGCGGGTCCGCTTCCGCTACTCGCCGGACGCGCCGTGGGCGCTGGACGACGTCTCGTTTCGCGTGGAGCCGGGTGAGACGATCGCCCTCCTGGGGACGACCGGCTCGGGCAAGAGCACGGTGATGCACCTGATCCCGCGCTTCTACGACGTGGACGAGGGCCGGGTGCTCGTCGACGGCCACGATGTGCGCGATCTGAAACTGGCCGACTTGCGACGCCACATCGGCATCGTCCCCCAGGAGACGTTCCTCTTCTCGGCGTCCATCGCGGAGAACATCGCCTACGGGCGGCCGGGCGCGACCCGCGAGGAAATCGTCGCCGCGGCGAAAGCCGCCCAGATCCACGACTTCATCATGAGCCTGCCCCAGGGGTACGACACCGTCGTCGGCGAGCGAGGGGTCGGGCTGTCCGGCGGGCAGAAGCAGCGCGTGGCGATCGCCCGCGCTCTCCTGTTGGACCCGCGCATCCTCATCCTCGACGAGGCCACCTCCAGCGTCGACACGAAGACGGAAGAACTCATCCGGGAGGCCCTGCGCCGCCTGATGGCCGGGCGCACGTCGTTCGTCGTCGCGCACCGCGCCTCGACGGTCCGCCTCGCCGACCGGGTCCTTGTGCTGGACCAGGGCCGGATCGTGCAGATGGGCACGCCGGCGGAACTGGAGGCGCAGCCGGGCCTCTTCCGGGAGATCGTCCGCCTGCAGGAGCAAGACGCGCAGCACGCCGGCGCCGCGTCCGGCCGCGACGCCGCAAGCTGA